A stretch of DNA from Planifilum fimeticola:
GAACGCTTTCTTCCTCGTTTCCGCCGCCTCTCTCGCGGCGACGGATTTAATCTTATCACGGTCAGTTCCGTTTGTCAACCACTTTTTTTCGGAGGTTTTTGCTGGAATCCCTCCGGGCTCTTTTTTGGAGCCGAAACATGAACTACTTTATCACGGATTCGACGCGTCGTCAACCCGGAAATGATCACCAATTTTTTCGGTCGGAAACCGGTCGGCCATCCCTTCTCCCCGTGACGCGCCTTCCCTGTACTCTTTGATCCACTCCCGCTCCAGCTGTTCCATCGTCTTCCCCAACACCTTCTTGATCGCCGCACGGGTCCGGCGGTTCAATTCGGGAATCTTGTCCGTGCTGTCCCGGTCGATCACGGGGAACTGCCGGAGGACGGCAAACACCTCCCCGATCTTTTTCTCACCGTAGCGCTCGATTAGAAACCGGAACAGGGCGGCGCTTTGGGAGTAATATTGGGAAGCCTCCTTGACGGGCAATTTCTCGAGCTGCAGGGATTCCAATACCACGAAGCGCCAGGGGCGGTCGATCCGTTGTTCGTCCGATACGCTGTAGAGCCCCGGAAGCAACCGGGTCTGGTAATACTCCGCGGCGCCTTCCTGCAGCCAGTAGGCGGCGTTATCCCCGGTCCGTTCGCTCACCATCTTGTGGGTCACCTCATGGACCAGACCGGAGGCGAAGCTTTCTTCCCAGTCATCCATCTGAATGGCGCCCACAAATTTGATCGACTGCCCCGCTTCGTTCCAACCGGCCGCCCACTCCGGCAGGGAGAGCTTCACCGACTGCCGGAACAGCTCCGGGTGGTGGTACAACTTTACTTCGACGGCTTCCGCCGGCACCCATGAGAATTTTTCATAAAACGCATCGACGGCGCGGCTGACGATGTCCAAAGCGACGGCCGCCTGCTTTTTCAAACGGGGATCCGTGTAAAAGACGACCACATCCCCCGACGCCATCCGCTCGAAGGGGAGGTCCGAATCTTTCCAACCCTGCTCCGTCTTTTCAAATCGAAGGGGATACCTCACGGAGCGTGTCTTTCCGTCCTTGCGATAACTCTGCTTGATCAGGGCGCGTACCCGAAACGGGCGTTCGGGAGCAATCGACTCAACTTCCATCCGGAAGGAACCGGGATCGATATAACGGACGGCATCCTCAAACCAGCGCTTCTGCTCCCGCCAGTAGGTCCGGCGATCTGGATGGATCACCCGCAAAAACCGCTCTTCATCCCCGCTGTTGACGGCCGCTTCCTTTTCCTTGACCAGTTTCCGAACGGTGTCCGCCACCGGTTCCGGGCATGCGGGTGATGCCGCCGCCGGAGCAACGGCAAACAACAGGACCGACACCATCAACAGGGAGATCCACGCACGACTCCGCATGAGCATACCGCTCCTTCACACAGCGAAAACACGAATCCCTCTTTTCCCGTTCGTACGGGTTTCTTCCATTAATACTAATGTGCGACAAGAAAAGGGGGATCATACGCCGCAACAAAAAAGGCGGAGCCTCAAAGCTCCGCCGATTTTTCACGGGGAATTCCGGATTCCGGGGAATCGGATCAGATGGCCCCCAGGAAGGCAAAGCGCGTAATGAACAGCACCGCCAGAACATACATGATGGGGTGCACCTGACGCCCCTTTCCGGCGAAGATCTTTCCGATCGGATACAGGATAAAGCCGATGGCGATCCCGGTGGCGATGCTGAAGGACAAGGGCATCATCAGGACCGTCAAAAACGCGGGCACCGCTTCGGACAAATCCTTCCAATCGATTTCGCGCAGGCTTCCGGCCATCAGCACACCGACGATGATCAGCGCGGGCGAGGTGATGGCCGCCACGGAAGCGAAGGATTCCACCAGGGGAAAGAAGAAGAGGGCGACCAGGAACCAACCGGCCGTCGTCACGGCGGTCAGACCCGTCCTTCCTCCGGCGGCAACCCCCGCCGACGATTCGATGTACGAAGTGACCGTGGAAGTACCCAGCGCCGCCCCGGAAATCGTCGCGAGGGAATCGGCCGTCAACGCCCGGCCGGCGCGCGGCAGTTTGTTGTCCTTCAACAGCCCGGCCTGGCTGCTGACCCCCACGAGGGTGCCGGCGGTGTCAAAAAGGTCGACGAACAAGAAGGCAAAAATCACCGTAAACAGTCCGATATCCAGTGCGCCGGCGATATCCATTTTCATAAAGGTGGGTGCCAGGCTGGGCGGGGCAGAGAAAATGCCCTTCGGCGCCGCCACAACCCCGGAGATCATGCCGACGACGGCCGTCACCAGCATTCCAAGCAGGACGGCTCCCCTCACCTTGCGGATCATCAGCAGCACGGTGACGACCAAGCCGAACAGAGTGAGAAGGATTTCCTTCTGGAACAGGTCGGGATTGAGGGCGACGAACGTGGCCTCGGAACCGACGATAATCTGGGCGTTTTTCAAGCCGATAAAGGCGATGAACAGGCCGATCCCCGCCGAGACGGCGTGTTTCAGCCCCGAGGGGATGACGTTGATGATCATCTCCCGGATTCGGGTGGCGGTAAGGAGCAGAAAGATCACCCCGGAAATGAACACCGCCCCCAGCGCCGTCTGCCACGGAATCCCCATGCCCTGAACCACGGTATAGGTAAAGTAGGCATTCAAGCCCATACCGGGAGCAAGGGCGATCGGATAATTGGCCAGAAGGCCCATCAGGAGCGTTCCGATCGCCGACGCGATGGCGGTGGCGACAAACACCGCCCCGAAGTCCATTCCCGCCTCCTGTCCGAGCATAAAGGGATTGACCAAAAGGATATACGCCATCGTCAAAAAGGTGGTGGTTCCCGCCAAAACTTCCCTCCGCCAATTGGTGCCTGATTCGGCCAGGCGGAACAAGCGGTCCAACCCGGGCGATCCATTGGACATTTTCGCTTCTCCTTTCCTTTTCGTTCCGAATGCGAGATCAGGCCGGGGGGTGCCGCCCCTCGCTGCACACCCCTCATTTCCGGCCGTTTTGCCCGAGGTTATCACTCCCACTCGATCGTCGCCGGCGGCTTGGAGGTGATGTCGTACACGACGCGGTTGACGCCCTCCACCTCTCCGACAATCCGGTTGGCGATCCTCTCCAACACGTCGTAGGGAATTCGCGCCCAGTCGGCGGTCATGCCGTCGACGGAGGTAACGGCCCGAATGCCCACGGTATAGGCGTAGGTTCGGGCATCCCCCATCACTCCGACGCTGCGGAAATCGGGAAGGACGGTGAAGTACTGCCAAATTTCCCGATCCAGGCCGGCCCGGGCGATCTCCTCCCGTAGGATGGCGTCCGATTCCCGGACGATGGCCAGTTTTTCCTCCGTCACCTCGCCGATCACCCGGATCCCCAAGCCGGGCCCGGGGAAGGGCTGTCTCCAGACGATCTCCCGGGGGAGGCCAAGCTGTTCCCCCACCCGTCGCACCTCGTCCTTGAACAGGGTCTTCAGGGGTTCGATCAGCTCCATCTTCATCTCTTCCGGAAGTCCGCCCACATTGTGGTGGGACTTGATCGTCTGGGCCGTCGCCGTTCCCGATTCGATGATGTCGGTATACAGGGTGCCTTGTCCGAGAAAGTGGTGATCCCCCAGCTTTTCGGCCTCTTCTTCGAAGACGCGGATAAACTCGTTTCCGATGATTTTCCGCTTCTGCTCCGGATCGGTCACGCCGGCCAGTTTGGAGAGGAAGCGTTCCCGGGCGTCCACCTGGATCACGTTCATGTGGAAGTGATCCCGGAACGTGCGCATGACGCTCTCGGCCTCTCCCTTCCTCAGGAGACCGTGGTCAACGAAAACGCAGGTGAGCTGATCGCCGATCGCCCTGTGAATCAGCACGGCGGTGACGGAAGAATCGACCCCGCCGGACAGGGCGCAGAGCACCCTTTTCTCGCCGACGCTTTCCCGGATCTCCTTCACCGCATCCTCGATGAAGGATTCGGCGGTCCAACCCCCGGCACAACCGCACACGTCGTACAGGAACCGACGGAGGATTTCATCCCCCTGTTCCGTGTGCTTTACCTCCGGATGAAACTGGACCGCAAACAGCCCGCGTTCCGGATCGCTCATGGCCGCCACGGGCGCGGATGACGTCCTCCCGTCGACACGAAAGCCCGGAGGAGGTTCCACCACCGCGTCGCTGTGACTCATCCAAACCGTCAGGGAAGTGCCCAGGCCTCGAAACAGCGGGGAGTCGGACACCACTTCCAGCTCCGCTTTCCCGTATTCCCGCTTGCCCGCACGGTCCACCCGGGCGCCGAAGCGGGCGCTGATCAGCTGCATCCCGTAGCAGATCCCCAGGATGGGAATCCCCAGCTCATAGATGGCGGGATCGCACGCGGGAGCATCCTCGGCATAAACGCTGGCGGGGCCGCCGGAGAAGACGATTCCCTTCGGCTTCATCCGGGCGAGTTCCTCCGCCGTCACATGATAAGGGACCAGCTCGCTGTACACTCCCAATTCCCGTATCCGCCGCGCGATCAGCTGGTTGTATTGTCCCCCGAAGTCCAACACCACTACGCGTTCCGTTTGACTATCCATCCTTCATCCCTTCCGTTTTGTATGAGTTCAGATCCATCCAGATCATAGCATGCCACTTGGAGGACCCGATCCGCAAATGTTTTCTTCAAATAAGTAAGCAAGCCGGAGTCTCCGTACCGCGACACCTACGGCGATACGGGACTCCGGCCGATTGATTCCTTGGATGGTCACAAATATGATGAAGGGATCAGGCGTCCGGGGACCCATATGCTCGTAGTCCAGCCATTTACGGTGGCCGGGTAGAGACATTCAGGCCATATTCCTGAACATATACGAGCCAGTCCGCTGCAAACATCATATCAGAGCGGTCCAAGGAGGGTCAAGCGAGGGAAACTTTTGCTAATTTCCACCGGAAATGACGCACTACCTCTATTTTTTAAATATTATTGTTTTCTAAGTTTAGAAAATAGACTATAATGAAAACGCCAATCTGCCAAACCGGTGGTGATGACACGATGAAGCAGCTGATCAAAGACGCCAATTTCCTGAAAATCCTTTCGGCCAACCTGCTTTCCCACATCGGTTCCGGAACCACCATGATCGGGGTTCCCTGGCATCTGGTGAACCGGGAGGGGGGAGAAACCCTGTACGGATGGGCGGCGATCGCGTCCACTCTCATCCTGTTCCTGGTTTCCCCCTATGCGGGGGTTCTCGTCGACCGGCACTCCCGCAGGGCATTACATATGTCTTATGATTTTACCGGTATGCTGGTCACCGCCGGCTTTGCCCTGTGGGGAATCTGGGCCGGCGGCTTCGCCGACTGGCAGCTGCTATTGATCTACATTGCGGGAACGCTGTATTACGCTTTTCACTTTCCGACCATCTTCGCCCTCAATCAGGAATTGTACGCCTCCCATCAGTACCGCACCCTGAACAGTTTGATGGAAGTCCAGGGTCAGGTGTCGGCGATGCTGGCCGGCGCCCTGGGCAGCCTGCTGATCGAAACATGGGGCCTGATGAAGGTGCTGCTGCTGGACGCCGCCACTTACTCGGCCGCCTTCGCGCTGATCGGCTGGGTCCGGCTTCCAAAGAACGGCGGAAAGGGCCGGGAAACGGTACCGGCAGCAGCGACTTTCGCCAAAAGGACGTTTTGGCAAGACCTGAAAGAGGGTTGGGATTTTCTCCGCCGGAACCGCACCCTGTTCGTTTTTTTCGCCGCTTCGTTCATGCCGTTCATCACCGTCATGGTGACCAACTACCTGTTTCCCGTCTATATCGCGAAAACCCTGCACCAGGATGCCTCCATCTATGCCCTGACGGAAGTCATCTATGCCGTCGGTGCGGTTTTGGCCGGGCTGACCATGGGCCCCCTGTCCCGCCGGATCGGCTTGTACCGCGCCGTACTGACCACCACTGCCGCTTTCACGGCTGCCATGTTCACCGTCGCCCTGGTTCCGGCCGTTTCCGTCTTTCTCCTCATGAAGGTGCTGTTGGGATGGGGAAATGCCGGCACCCGGATCAACCGAAACACCTTCATGATGGAGACGGTGCCCAACCGGCTGATCGGCAGGGTCAACGGCTTTTTTCAGACCTTCGGCATCGCTCTGCGGGTCGCGTTCATCAGCCTGTTTACCTTCACCGTATCCCGCACGGGGGCATCCTTTTCCCTGCTGATCATGGGGCTGGCCCTTGCCGCCTCGGTGGCCGCCATCTGGTCGTGCCGCCGGTTGGGTCAGCCGCATCCCAAAAACCGAGTTTTCACCCCGGCGGTACTCCGGAAGCATTAAAAAGAAAAGCGGCCATCGCCGCGATGGAATCCGACAATCAATCCTTCACGGAGAAACGGACACGAATCCGCAGTTGGATGAAAAAAATTACGTCTTGAATCCTCAACTAATTAGACTATAATCTAATTAGTAAAACATCTAATTAGATTATAGTCTAATTTTTTGGACACGGGAGGTGACAACGATTGCAACTCCAGCGCCTGATCCTTTTTCACAAAGCCCTCGCCGATCCGACCCGCATCCGAATCCTGGCCCTGCTCGCGCGGGGACCCCTGCACGGGCAGGCTTTGGCAGGAAAACTGGGCATCCGCCCGCCGACCGTCACCCACCACATGTCCAAGCTGCGGGAAGCGGGATTGGTAAAGGAACGTCGGGAAAAAAACACCATCTATTTTTACCTGCAGGAGACAGTGCTGCGACGGAAGGCCCGGGCCGTACTGGACGTGGTCCTGAAGGAAGCGCATGAAACCTTTGAAAAACAGGCGGAGGATAAGATGAAGAACACCGATCAAGGGGCAAAAGCAAAGCGGGAGCTGGAAAAACAGGAGGTGCTGCGGAACTTTTTCACCCCGGAGGGCCGGCTGAAGCAGATCCCCGCCCAGCGAAAAAAGAGGCTGATCGTCCTGCAGCACATCGTCAAGGGACTCAAAACCGGCACTTCCTACACCGAGAAGGAAATCAACGAGCACATCCAAAAATTCCACGACGATTTCGCCACCCTCCGGCGCGAACTGATCGTAAACCACATCATGTACCGCGAGAACGGAATATACGAACTCAATCCGCCGGAGCTGTGGGCGGACATCCCGTGACCGGGGAACGTTTCCATGTGCGAATACTGGCGCCTTCTGAAAAGGGAAAAACCGTTTCGTCTGCTCGTTGGTGCCGGATTCATCGGAGGAGTGGGATCATATTTTTTCAACGTGGCCGTTCTCGGCCACCTGCTGCAGATAACCGGTACCCCGCTGGCAGTGGGATTCACTCTGGCCCTTCGCGTCCTGCCCTATTTGTTGTTCGGATCACTCGCCGGCTGGATGGCGGACAAAATCCCGCGCAAACGGATCATGATTGCGGCGGACCTGCTGCGGGCACTGCTGGCACTGTCTCTTGTTGCCATCTCGTCCCCCGATCATGTTTGGATCATCTATGCCGTCACCTTCGCGATCGCAATATGCAACGCTTTTCACACACCCGCGAGCAACGCCTCGGTGCCGCTCCTCGTAAAGGAAAAGCACCTGCTGGTGGCAAACGCGCTCGATCAAACGGTGCTCGGCTCGGTCCTGGTCGTCGGTTCCGTCTCGGGAGGGATCATCTCCGCTGCTTGGGGAACCGATATTGCCTTCGTCTTGAATGCCTGTGCATTTTTCACATCCGCCCTGATGACCGGTAAAATCGTTTACCCGCCTCCGGAGGGCGAAGGGCGTCCCCGCGCAGTCGCATCATCACAAGAAGGAAAGAGCGCATGGCGCGAGATCGCCGCGTTCATTGCCGCATCACGGCTGCTCCGGATTCTGCTCGCCTTTGCCATCCTGGTCCCATTGGCTGACGGGATCCTGAATGTATTGATCAGCGTGTATGCCTTCCAGGTGTTCGACATGGGAAACACCGGCACCGGCATCCTTTATGGGGCGCTGGGTACGGGCTTGATGCTGGGTGGAGCACTGGCTCAGCGGCTGTCGAAAAACATCCGGACGACCATCGCCGCCGCCCTTTTTGCAGAAGGCTTTTGCCGGATGCTGGCCAGCCAATCAACGGCATTCCCGATCGCCGTCTTTCTGTTCGTCCTGGTGGCAACGGCCGCCGGCATCGGCAACGCTTGCACCGAGACCCTCATCATGCGCGTAGTGCCGTCAGACCGTCTGGGACGGGTGTACGGCTTCCTCTCCTCTCTGCAAAACGGTGTGTTCGGAGCGGCCCTGATGGGAGCAGGCGCACTGCCTAAACTGGATTCCCCCGCGCACCCTCGGGCTGGCTGGAGGTGCCTTTTTCGCAGCGACAGCCCTGATCGCCGGCACCATGCTGGCGAGGAGCCGATCCACGGAAGAGAAGGAAAGAACGTTGGCAGGCACGGTAGAAAACTGGAAAAAGACGGGTGTATCCTGATTCAAAACGCGATGAGGCCGGGGCGGCGCCCCGACAGGCGCCGCTCCCGGCCTCGTTTTTTCTCAACCAATTGAAAGTTGCTTTTTTATCGGTTCGCAAATTCGGGATTGTGGAACCTTTTTTCTCCTTTCAGGCCCTCGGCTGAAAACGCTGCACCCCGTTCAGGCAAGTTCTTGTCATTGGCGATGTCGTGGGTCAGCGTGGTGACCAAAACGCCCATGTTGTACAGATTATTCTTGGACAGCTTGTCCACCGTGTCTTCATCGGTGTGGTAGTTGGGATCCGGCCCGTAATTCAGGAAGACCACGGGAATCCCCGCCGCTTCGAAGGGGGCGTGGTCACTGCGGTCGGAAACGGTTCGCCGGTAGGGATGGCCGTAAGCCCGGATATATTCCTCCGCCCGATCTGCCACGAAGGACACGGCCCCCTCTTCCGCCGTCATGACCCCCATGGTGTCGCCGACGCCCACCATATCCATGTTGATCATGGCGGCGATGTCGGCGATCTCCCGGGGATCCAAGGATTCCACGTAATGGGTGGAGCCCACCAATCCCGCCTCTTCCGCACCGAAGAAGATCACTTTCACATCATGGTACATCGGCTTTTTGGACAGCACCCGGGCCAATTCCAGGAGCGTCCCGGTCCCCGAAGCATTGTCGTTGGCGGCGGGAGTATCCACACCGTCATAGTGAGCCCCCACCACGATCGTCTTCCTCTCCTTGAAAGGACCTCCCTTTTTGCCGGGGATCGTGCCGATCACGTTTTGCGAATAGCTGTTTTTCAACACCGTGTCCACCTTCATGGTCACGGTCACTTTTATCCCTTGTTCCAGCAGTGCCTTCAGGGATTCCCCCTCCGCATCGCTCAGGGATGCCGCGGGAATATCCGTGGGCTCTCCCAGAGTTCCGTTGATGTTCCCGGACGCGTTGTTGAAAATGATCGCTCCGACGGCCCCCGACTTCGCCGCGTTTTGGGTTTTTTCATAGAAGGTGTATTCTCCCCGCTTGATTAAAGCGATTTTCCCCTTCGCATCCACCTGGGCGAACTCCTCTTCGGAGCCCAGACCGGCGTAGACGAGCTCCGCCCTCAAACCCTCTTCCGGCGTGGCCGGAGAATAGGTCATGGTCTGGCTGTCCAGGTTTCTCGGCTCCGGCTCGACGACCTGCACTTCAGAACCGCGGTCCTGGAAGGCGAGGAAGGGGAAGACCTGCCGCTCCACGTTCAATCCGTATTTCTCCAATTCCCGGGCAATGTAATCGGCCGCACGGTGTTCCCCCTCGAACCCCGCGATCCTCGCATCATCCCTGTCGGCCAATTTGGCGATATGTTGATAGATGCGCTCCGCACTGATCTTTTTCGTAAACTCCTGGGTATGTACCGGCACCGACGGAACGGCGTACGCTGTGGAAGCAAACGCCAATAAGGCAATCAGGGCCAATGATCCCATCCTCCGAAAACATCTGAACATGGGTTCCCCTCCGAATGATTAAAAATTTTATCCAATTTAATTCTATGGAATCATTTTTTCCTTTGTCAATAATAGAACGATCCTCCGACCCATAAAACGTTAGAGGTAGCCTCCTGCGGCTTGCGATGGATGATTGACCCAACTCCATGCGGCCGTACGAAGTTGCCTTTTTCCATCGGCGCCTATCGGCAGCCCCCTTGAAGGCGTTTGACCATTTTTGGTGACCATGGGGTAGCCACCCAACCCCATCGTCCGGCACTGCATAGGATTAAGATGACACAACCGAAGGAGGTGTTGTTTGTGAGCGGTTATGGCTACGGCGGTTACGGCATTGGTCTGCGTCGGCTGTTGATCTTCCTGTTGGTGATCGCAACGATCTTTGTCTTCGCCGGAGTAGGTTTCGGTTACTGAGATTCGAACACATCACCTGTATGAAGTCCACGGATCGCGGCACCCGTTCATCTAAAATCACATGATAAAATGGCCGTTCCGGCACCCCTCCTCCAAACGTGCGCATTTTCTTGTGCGAAAACCCTTGTTATCACACGGTGCAACTCCCTTCACAACCTCGCCGAAGGGGACCGGTGCCCCCTTCGGCGTATGTTCTTCTTTTCCATCGAGGAAAACGGCTACCCCCCTTGCCATGGATGGAATTTTTGGAGTAAAATAAATTTGACCTTTCAGAATTATTCCGCCCGAGCGAGGTCGTTTTTTATCGCGTTTTGTGCAACCGATTTCATTTCAAAGGGGGTATTTTTAATGTTTATCCAAGGAAAATCGGCAATTTCCATCGCGGCAACGATTGCACTCCTCTTCACCCTGCTGCCGTCATTCGGGGAAAATCCAACCGCCGCAGCGGAAGGGTTGGACGACAATATCCACTGGAACGAGCTGAAGCACGACACCCGCGACCCGCTCTTCCGACATCCCTTCGGCGCCGTTCCGGCCGGGGAATCCGTCCGTCTCCGGATGCAGACCAAGGCCGGGGATGTGGAGTCCGTAAAGCTGATTCTGTGGGACGACTTGAAAAAGAAGCAATCCGTCCATCCGATGACGCCGGTCGGCACCTCCCCGGACGGTCTGTTGGAATATTGGGAGACGACGGTCTCATCGGACAGGCCCACGGTGTTCTGGTACCATTTTGAACTCCAGGACGGCAGCCGCATCGTCCGTTACGGGGACCAGCCCGAGCAGGACGGAGGCATCGGCGAGCCCACCGACGGCCATCCGCACGACTTTCAGCTGACGGTTTACGACCGGGATTTCCGGACCCCCGACTGGTTCAAGCTGGGAATCACCTATCAGATTTTCCCGGACCGCTTTTACGACGGCGATCCCTCCAACAACCGCGCCGCCGACGACCGGGGCAGCCGGGGGGATGCGCCCATCGAACACCGAAAGTGGGGACAGCTGCCGGACAATCCCGATCTGTCGGACCTTCCCGGCTATGACGGGGACGGTATCTGGAGCAACGACTTCTACGGCGGAGACCTGGCCGGCATCCGAAAGAAGCTGGACTATCTGGAATCCCTCGGCGTCAAGACCCTCTATCTCAACCCCATCTTCGAGGCGACCAGCAATCACAAATACGACACGGCGGACTACGAGCGGATCGACCGGATGTTCGGGACGAAGGAAGAATTTGAACTCCTGGCCCGGGAGGCGAAAAAACGGGGCATGCACATCGTTCTCGACGGGGTGTTCAACCATGTGGGGGACGACAGCAAATATTTCGACCGGTACGGCAAATGGAGCGACCCCGAGAATCGTCCCGAGGAGATCGGCGCCTGGTGGGCCTGGAAGCTGAAAAAGGAGGGGAAGTGGAAGGAGCACTACGCCTCCCCCTGGGAGTCCTGGTTCCACATCAATGACGACGGTTCCTACGAGGGGTGGTGGGGATACGACAGCCTGCCGGTGATCCGGGCGCCGGAGGGAAGCGAGCTGAATGTGAAGAGTTTCGCCGACTTCATCATCCGAAACGACAATTCCATCACCCGCCGCTGGATCCGGGCGGGGGCGAGCGGTTGGCGGCTGGATGTGGCCCCGGAAGTGGCCCGCGATTTCTGGCAAGCCCTGCGCGCCCATCTGAAGGGAGATCAGCGGGGGGACCTGAACCCGCCCAACGGCGAACCGATCCTGATCACGGAAAACTGGAACGACGCCACCTACGACCTTTTGGGAGACACTTTCGACTCGACGATGAACTACCGATTCCGCAACGCGGTGATCGCGTTCATGCTGGACGAGCCCTTCGACGACACGGATGTCCGGCACCGCCCGATCGACGCCGCGGAACTGGATAACCGTCTGATGGATATCTACGAATCATACCCCCGGGAAGCCTTTTACGCGATGATGAACCTGATGGGCTCCCACGACACGATGCGAATGATGAAGGTGTACGGCGATGTGGAGAAGGACCATCCGCTCACCCCCGCCGAGCAGAAGGGATGGTCCGACGAGCGGGTGGCCGAAGCCAACCGCCTGGCCCGTCAGCGGGTCAAGCTGACCGCCCTGCTCCAGATGACCTATCCGGGCTCGCCGACCATCTACTACGGGGACGAGGCGGGATTGACCGGATTTGACGATCCCGACAACCGGCGCACATATCCCTGGGACAATCCCGACACGGACCTGCTGGAACACTTTCGGCGGCTGGCAAAAATCCGCGAGCAGCACCCGGTACTGATGACCGGCGACCTGACCACCCTGTTCGCCGAAGGGGACACTTACGTCTTCGGCCGCAAAATCACCGGCGGCAAAGACGCCCTGGGCAACAGCGAATACATCGTCAACTACGAAACCGGGGAAAAGCGGAAAGTGACGGACGGCGCCGCCGTGATCGCCATCAGCAAATCGGGGGGCGTCCGGGAAGTGGAAGTCGGATCCTTCGTCCGGGACGGAGTCCTGTTCCGGGACGTGTGGAACGACCGGGAATACCGGGTGGAGGACGGCAAGCTGCGGATCGAGCTGCAGCCGATGGACGGAGCCATTCTGATCGCCGCGCCGGGGCAGGATCTCACTCCCCCGCCGGAGGTGGAGCGGATCCGGGCCACGGGCAAGGACGGAAGGGTCCACCTGACTTGGCAACCGGTCCGGGGCGCGGCCCGCTATGAGATCCTGCGCAGTCCGATCGACGGAGGATACGAGGTCAAGGTGGGGGAATCGAAGGGCGCCTCCTTCACCGACCGGGCGGTGAAAAACGGCCGCCGCTACTACTACCGCGTCATCGCTGTCGATGCCGCCGGCAACCGGAGCGAGTCCGGAGCCGCCGTTTCGGCGGTTCCCCATGCGCCGATCCAGTCGGCGGTCAACCGGACGCCGAAAGCGGATAATCATGTCATCGGCGTCGAAAGGGAAATCACCGCAATCGGTCAAGTGACCGTCAAAGGGGTGACCGGCCGGGACCGGCCCAGCCACCAGGTCCTGGCGGAGGTGGGCTTCAAACACAAACAGGACAGCGGATTCACATGGCAGAACGCCCAATTTGACCGCTCCGTCAAAAAGGCCGATCAGTACACGGTGACCTTCACCCCCGACCGGCCGGGAACCTGGGAGGTGGTCTTCCGCTTCTCCACCAGCCTGGGGGAAAAGTGGACAGAAACGCCCGTCGTGCGCGTCACCGCGGTTCCCTCCGACGACCGGGAAGCGCCGCCGTCCCCCGTTCTGCACCAGCCGCACCAGCAGTCCCGGCAGGTGGCGCTGAAGTGGGATCCGGTAAAGGCCGATGACCTGGCCTTCTACGAAGTGGAGCGTCAGACGGTGACCGAGGGAAGGAGGG
This window harbors:
- a CDS encoding peptidase MA family metallohydrolase, producing MRSRAWISLLMVSVLLFAVAPAAASPACPEPVADTVRKLVKEKEAAVNSGDEERFLRVIHPDRRTYWREQKRWFEDAVRYIDPGSFRMEVESIAPERPFRVRALIKQSYRKDGKTRSVRYPLRFEKTEQGWKDSDLPFERMASGDVVVFYTDPRLKKQAAVALDIVSRAVDAFYEKFSWVPAEAVEVKLYHHPELFRQSVKLSLPEWAAGWNEAGQSIKFVGAIQMDDWEESFASGLVHEVTHKMVSERTGDNAAYWLQEGAAEYYQTRLLPGLYSVSDEQRIDRPWRFVVLESLQLEKLPVKEASQYYSQSAALFRFLIERYGEKKIGEVFAVLRQFPVIDRDSTDKIPELNRRTRAAIKKVLGKTMEQLEREWIKEYREGASRGEGMADRFPTEKIGDHFRVDDASNP
- a CDS encoding NCS2 family permease, encoding MDRLFRLAESGTNWRREVLAGTTTFLTMAYILLVNPFMLGQEAGMDFGAVFVATAIASAIGTLLMGLLANYPIALAPGMGLNAYFTYTVVQGMGIPWQTALGAVFISGVIFLLLTATRIREMIINVIPSGLKHAVSAGIGLFIAFIGLKNAQIIVGSEATFVALNPDLFQKEILLTLFGLVVTVLLMIRKVRGAVLLGMLVTAVVGMISGVVAAPKGIFSAPPSLAPTFMKMDIAGALDIGLFTVIFAFLFVDLFDTAGTLVGVSSQAGLLKDNKLPRAGRALTADSLATISGAALGTSTVTSYIESSAGVAAGGRTGLTAVTTAGWFLVALFFFPLVESFASVAAITSPALIIVGVLMAGSLREIDWKDLSEAVPAFLTVLMMPLSFSIATGIAIGFILYPIGKIFAGKGRQVHPIMYVLAVLFITRFAFLGAI
- the guaA gene encoding glutamine-hydrolyzing GMP synthase — its product is MDSQTERVVVLDFGGQYNQLIARRIRELGVYSELVPYHVTAEELARMKPKGIVFSGGPASVYAEDAPACDPAIYELGIPILGICYGMQLISARFGARVDRAGKREYGKAELEVVSDSPLFRGLGTSLTVWMSHSDAVVEPPPGFRVDGRTSSAPVAAMSDPERGLFAVQFHPEVKHTEQGDEILRRFLYDVCGCAGGWTAESFIEDAVKEIRESVGEKRVLCALSGGVDSSVTAVLIHRAIGDQLTCVFVDHGLLRKGEAESVMRTFRDHFHMNVIQVDARERFLSKLAGVTDPEQKRKIIGNEFIRVFEEEAEKLGDHHFLGQGTLYTDIIESGTATAQTIKSHHNVGGLPEEMKMELIEPLKTLFKDEVRRVGEQLGLPREIVWRQPFPGPGLGIRVIGEVTEEKLAIVRESDAILREEIARAGLDREIWQYFTVLPDFRSVGVMGDARTYAYTVGIRAVTSVDGMTADWARIPYDVLERIANRIVGEVEGVNRVVYDITSKPPATIEWE
- a CDS encoding MFS transporter — its product is MKQLIKDANFLKILSANLLSHIGSGTTMIGVPWHLVNREGGETLYGWAAIASTLILFLVSPYAGVLVDRHSRRALHMSYDFTGMLVTAGFALWGIWAGGFADWQLLLIYIAGTLYYAFHFPTIFALNQELYASHQYRTLNSLMEVQGQVSAMLAGALGSLLIETWGLMKVLLLDAATYSAAFALIGWVRLPKNGGKGRETVPAAATFAKRTFWQDLKEGWDFLRRNRTLFVFFAASFMPFITVMVTNYLFPVYIAKTLHQDASIYALTEVIYAVGAVLAGLTMGPLSRRIGLYRAVLTTTAAFTAAMFTVALVPAVSVFLLMKVLLGWGNAGTRINRNTFMMETVPNRLIGRVNGFFQTFGIALRVAFISLFTFTVSRTGASFSLLIMGLALAASVAAIWSCRRLGQPHPKNRVFTPAVLRKH
- a CDS encoding metalloregulator ArsR/SmtB family transcription factor; its protein translation is MQLQRLILFHKALADPTRIRILALLARGPLHGQALAGKLGIRPPTVTHHMSKLREAGLVKERREKNTIYFYLQETVLRRKARAVLDVVLKEAHETFEKQAEDKMKNTDQGAKAKRELEKQEVLRNFFTPEGRLKQIPAQRKKRLIVLQHIVKGLKTGTSYTEKEINEHIQKFHDDFATLRRELIVNHIMYRENGIYELNPPELWADIP